In one window of Schistosoma haematobium chromosome 5, whole genome shotgun sequence DNA:
- the RBM28_1 gene encoding RNA-binding protein 28, variant 2 (EggNog:ENOG410VE58~COG:A) gives MVSDTSEGRTIFIRNLSFDVEEDALYTFFSQFGPLEFAKIVKDPATQHSRGTAFVKFVNAEDASNVLQQSDKPENAHQFSLENRTLKITIAVSRTEAQNLRKRKHEDDASEGLIGPADAVKQKGRNLHLASIGIIRPGSSEAEGLSKEDLARRDALLREKKKKLTDPNYFISDVRLCLRNLPLHVSDDELKSACMKFLKKSTDHRILECRIMRNLQPGRQQYRSLGYGFVAFTNHENALSVLYGLNNNPNAFPPSNRRPIVEFSLENMRALQLKQKRAEKCLMLQSKTKESSSTPQLFTKNVQRNPQKTKSILTSKSSNSTIYKKSKMNNNPNYNNKLKKKLYLSKNNTQQKSSILPKHFGPKKRHRHRGRLAAAAAASKPKQKKTRKQKRAAKNT, from the exons AAACCTATCCTTTGATGTGGAAGAGGATGCATTATACACATTTTTTTCACAGTTCGGACCCCTAGAATTTGCGAAAATAGTTAAAGATCCAGCAACACAACATTCCCGAGGTACAGCCTTTGTAAAGTTTGTAAATGCTGAGGATGCATCAAATGTCTTACAACAATCTGATAAACCTGAG AACGCTCATCAATTTTCTTTGGAAAACCGAActttaaaaataacaattgCTGTTTCTAGAACAGAGGCACAAAATCTACGAAAAAGGAAACACGAAGATGATGCTTCGGAGGGTCTTATAGGCCCTGCAGATGCTGTAAAGCAAAAGGGACGTAATTTGCATTTAGCATCTATTGGAA TTATTCGTCCTGGGTCATCTGAAGCTGAAGGTTTAAGCAAAGAAGATTTAGCCAGAAGGGATGCATTATTGCGagagaaaaagaagaaactaaCTGatccaaattattttattagtgaTGTTCGATTATGTCTACGTAATCTACCCTTACATGTATCCGATGATGAATTAAAGTCTGCTTGCATGAAATTTCTAAAGAAAAGTACAGACCACCGAATTTTAGAA TGTCGTATTATGCGTAATCTTCAACCAGGTAGACAACAATATCGTTCACTTGGCTATGGATTTGTTGCATTTACCAATCATGAAAATGCATTAAGTGTATTGTATGGTTTAAATAATAATCCGAATGCATTCCCACCTAGTAATCGA CGACCAATTGTTGAATTTTCATTGGAAAATATGAGAGCGTTACAATTAAAACAGAAAAGAGCAGAAAAATGTTTG atgCTTCAGTCTAAAACCAAAGAATCATCATCAACACCACAATTATTCACAAAGAATGTTCAAAGGAATCCACAAAAGACTAAGTCTATATTAACATCAAAGTCATCTAATTCAACAATATATAAAAAgtctaaaatgaataataatcctaattataataataaattaaaaaagaaattatatttatCCAAAAATAATACTCAACAAAAATCATCAATTTTACCAAAACATTTCGGTCCAAAAAAACGTCATCGTCATCGTGGACGATTAgcggcagcagcagcagcatcaaaaccaaaacaaaagaaaactcGAAAACAAAAACGTGCAGCTAAAAATACAtaa
- the RBM28_1 gene encoding RNA-binding protein 28 (EggNog:ENOG410VE58~COG:A), translated as MKFLKKSTDHRILECRIMRNLQPGRQQYRSLGYGFVAFTNHENALSVLYGLNNNPNAFPPSNRRPIVEFSLENMRALQLKQKRAEKCLMLQSKTKESSSTPQLFTKNVQRNPQKTKSILTSKSSNSTIYKKSKMNNNPNYNNKLKKKLYLSKNNTQQKSSILPKHFGPKKRHRHRGRLAAAAAASKPKQKKTRKQKRAAKNT; from the exons ATGAAATTTCTAAAGAAAAGTACAGACCACCGAATTTTAGAA TGTCGTATTATGCGTAATCTTCAACCAGGTAGACAACAATATCGTTCACTTGGCTATGGATTTGTTGCATTTACCAATCATGAAAATGCATTAAGTGTATTGTATGGTTTAAATAATAATCCGAATGCATTCCCACCTAGTAATCGA CGACCAATTGTTGAATTTTCATTGGAAAATATGAGAGCGTTACAATTAAAACAGAAAAGAGCAGAAAAATGTTTG atgCTTCAGTCTAAAACCAAAGAATCATCATCAACACCACAATTATTCACAAAGAATGTTCAAAGGAATCCACAAAAGACTAAGTCTATATTAACATCAAAGTCATCTAATTCAACAATATATAAAAAgtctaaaatgaataataatcctaattataataataaattaaaaaagaaattatatttatCCAAAAATAATACTCAACAAAAATCATCAATTTTACCAAAACATTTCGGTCCAAAAAAACGTCATCGTCATCGTGGACGATTAgcggcagcagcagcagcatcaaaaccaaaacaaaagaaaactcGAAAACAAAAACGTGCAGCTAAAAATACAtaa